One genomic window of Caldivirga maquilingensis IC-167 includes the following:
- the fen gene encoding flap endonuclease-1: MGVTELGKLIPDNLRRRVSLEQLNGKLIALDAYNALYQFLASIRQPDGTPLMDSQGRVTSHLSGLLYRTINLLEYGIKPVYVFDGKPPELKLIEIEKRRRVREKAVEDWIKAVEEGKKSEARKYAQRALFITSDMVDEAKRLLDSMGVPWVQAPSEGEAQAAYMASKGIVWAAGSQDYDSFLFGAPRLVRNLTISGRRKLPGRDEYVEVTPELIELNDVLKALRLRDRGQLIDLAILLGTDYNPEGIPGIGPQRALRLIQEYGSLDKLMNTVLKNAQFPVDPFKIREFFLNPPVTQEVNVKFKEPNEDEVVRLLVEEHDFSQDRVKNALERLRKSMGKAKGSTTLDSFFG, translated from the coding sequence GTGGGTGTTACTGAGCTTGGTAAGCTTATTCCAGATAACTTGAGGAGGAGGGTGAGTCTTGAGCAGCTTAACGGTAAGTTAATAGCGTTAGATGCGTATAATGCTCTTTATCAATTCCTAGCATCAATAAGGCAACCCGATGGTACACCGCTCATGGATTCCCAAGGCAGGGTCACCAGTCACTTAAGTGGATTACTCTACAGGACAATTAACCTGCTTGAGTATGGTATTAAACCAGTCTATGTGTTTGATGGTAAGCCCCCTGAATTGAAGCTTATTGAGATTGAGAAGAGGAGGAGGGTTAGGGAGAAGGCTGTGGAGGATTGGATTAAGGCTGTTGAGGAGGGTAAGAAGAGTGAGGCTAGGAAGTATGCGCAGAGGGCATTATTCATAACGAGTGATATGGTTGATGAGGCTAAAAGACTCCTAGACTCCATGGGTGTACCCTGGGTTCAGGCTCCAAGCGAGGGGGAGGCTCAAGCGGCGTATATGGCTAGTAAGGGTATCGTGTGGGCTGCCGGCAGCCAGGATTACGACTCATTCTTATTCGGTGCCCCTAGGCTTGTTAGGAACTTAACTATTTCAGGTAGAAGAAAGTTACCGGGTAGGGATGAGTACGTTGAGGTTACACCGGAGTTAATAGAGTTGAATGATGTTCTTAAGGCGCTTAGGTTAAGGGATAGGGGTCAATTAATAGACTTAGCCATACTACTGGGTACTGATTATAATCCTGAAGGAATACCTGGTATTGGTCCACAGAGGGCTCTTAGGTTGATTCAGGAATATGGTAGCCTAGATAAACTCATGAATACCGTGCTTAAGAACGCTCAATTCCCCGTGGACCCCTTTAAAATAAGGGAATTCTTCCTCAACCCACCAGTGACCCAGGAGGTTAATGTTAAGTTTAAGGAACCTAATGAGGATGAGGTAGTTAGGCTACTTGTGGAGGAGCATGACTTCAGCCAAGACAGGGTTAAGAATGCATTAGAAAGATTAAGAAAAAGCATGGGTAAGGCTAAGGGATCCACGACCCTCGACTCATTCTTCGGTTGA
- a CDS encoding Clp1/GlmU family protein — protein sequence MDQVKLNGGEYVRVEGPAMIEVLRGKLYILGAQYDEGSRITILRARRVVAKAINDTELSVVLGPGGFVDKPKAGEEMIDEWDSKLSMGLKGSVIMVMGAMDSGKTTITTILVNKASSMGLKVGVVDADPGQNDLGPPTTVSCSILKGGKITHLSYMSPVKQVFLGSTNLEGNWYRAVYGVAKLVDYLKNIESVDFIVINTDGWVEGEGAVEYKRALVNAIKPNYVIIMRKSDEVNGLINGLGIGNMLILNAPPSMRIRDRNDRKIHRDMGYGRYLSPSRELTLNLTQVPVVNMPLTGRGLNGNLARLISSYLKVKPIYMDSLKNMVMVVSSMVKEPMLRSIPGGVAVLLQPNWENGLLVGLEDKDGFLITLAVLRRIYYNNGRIVVTVPKRLSNFELNNIRGIRVGSIRVNEQFEEIDKFSVIYKIERIISENGANPLT from the coding sequence GTGGATCAAGTTAAGCTTAATGGTGGTGAGTATGTTAGAGTAGAAGGACCCGCAATGATTGAGGTTTTAAGAGGCAAACTCTACATCCTTGGGGCACAGTATGATGAGGGTTCAAGAATAACAATATTACGGGCTAGGAGGGTTGTTGCTAAGGCTATTAATGATACTGAGTTATCAGTGGTCCTTGGGCCGGGAGGCTTCGTGGATAAGCCTAAGGCTGGTGAGGAGATGATTGATGAATGGGATAGTAAATTATCAATGGGATTAAAGGGTTCAGTAATAATGGTGATGGGGGCTATGGATTCCGGTAAAACAACCATAACGACAATACTTGTTAATAAGGCATCATCAATGGGATTAAAGGTGGGTGTGGTTGATGCTGACCCAGGTCAAAATGACCTAGGACCCCCCACCACTGTGTCCTGCTCAATACTCAAGGGTGGTAAGATAACTCACTTAAGCTACATGAGTCCGGTGAAGCAGGTGTTCCTAGGCTCAACTAATCTTGAGGGTAATTGGTATAGGGCGGTTTACGGGGTAGCTAAGCTAGTGGATTACTTAAAGAATATTGAATCAGTGGACTTCATTGTAATTAACACTGATGGATGGGTTGAGGGTGAGGGGGCTGTTGAGTACAAGAGGGCTTTGGTTAATGCCATTAAGCCTAACTACGTCATAATCATGAGGAAGAGTGATGAGGTTAATGGTTTAATTAATGGATTAGGTATAGGCAATATGCTTATTCTCAATGCGCCACCATCAATGAGAATTAGGGATAGGAATGATAGGAAGATACACAGGGATATGGGGTATGGTAGGTACTTGTCACCATCAAGGGAATTAACCCTTAACCTAACTCAAGTACCAGTGGTTAACATGCCTTTAACCGGTAGGGGATTAAACGGTAACCTAGCTAGATTAATATCAAGTTACCTCAAGGTTAAGCCAATTTACATGGATTCCTTAAAGAACATGGTAATGGTGGTGTCAAGTATGGTTAAGGAACCAATGCTTAGAAGCATACCAGGTGGTGTTGCAGTACTGCTTCAACCCAATTGGGAAAATGGATTATTAGTAGGCTTGGAGGATAAGGATGGATTCTTAATAACGTTGGCCGTATTAAGGAGAATTTACTATAATAATGGAAGAATAGTCGTCACAGTGCCTAAGAGGTTAAGTAACTTTGAGCTTAATAACATAAGGGGAATTAGGGTTGGTTCCATAAGAGTTAATGAACAGTTCGAGGAGATTGATAAATTCAGTGTAATATATAAGATTGAGAGAATTATTAGCGAGAACGGTGCAAACCCCTTAACTTAA
- a CDS encoding DNA polymerase sliding clamp: protein MPEENEEERREEEAETEEAEGETGGGSIVQESGESGVVYTFTFPKGRDVRYVFLSLAQVLNEALFVMSPDGISLKAIDSSKVSLVLLNIPSTALEEVNITDTVKVGVLFDTIKKLAKRIRAKDKVDIGVDKGRNRFLMIIYYGSKGRESGMYRKFYLPIVDVTQEEIPEPKIDYPVRIRMSMDAFKDALTMAEDISDAVTFTVDPESFTIKASGEGGRYYEVQYQSTDESFQEFSVSEKQEASYSLDYIMNMNRQMAPICEYVTIEFATNKPIKLTYEFASGSLTYYVAPRSL, encoded by the coding sequence ATGCCTGAGGAGAACGAGGAGGAGAGGAGGGAAGAGGAAGCTGAGACTGAGGAGGCAGAGGGTGAGACTGGGGGTGGTTCAATAGTTCAGGAGAGTGGGGAAAGTGGGGTTGTTTACACATTTACGTTTCCTAAGGGTAGGGATGTTAGGTATGTTTTCCTAAGTCTGGCTCAAGTTCTAAATGAGGCTTTATTCGTCATGAGTCCTGATGGTATTAGCCTCAAGGCTATTGATTCATCTAAGGTTTCCCTAGTGCTCCTTAACATACCTTCAACAGCCCTTGAGGAAGTTAACATAACTGACACTGTTAAGGTTGGTGTTCTATTTGATACCATTAAGAAGCTGGCTAAGAGAATTAGGGCTAAGGATAAAGTTGACATAGGTGTTGATAAGGGGAGGAACAGGTTCCTAATGATAATATACTATGGTTCTAAGGGGCGGGAAAGCGGTATGTATAGGAAATTCTACTTACCGATTGTTGATGTTACTCAGGAGGAGATACCGGAGCCGAAGATTGATTACCCTGTTAGGATACGGATGAGCATGGATGCATTCAAGGATGCCTTAACAATGGCTGAGGACATAAGTGACGCAGTCACATTCACCGTTGACCCAGAGTCATTCACCATAAAGGCCTCCGGTGAGGGGGGTAGGTATTATGAGGTTCAGTATCAAAGCACTGATGAATCCTTCCAGGAATTCTCAGTGAGTGAGAAGCAGGAGGCGTCCTATTCCCTTGATTACATAATGAACATGAATAGGCAAATGGCCCCAATATGTGAATACGTTACCATAGAATTCGCCACTAATAAACCCATTAAGTTAACCTACGAGTTCGCGTCAGGTTCATTAACATACTATGTAGCTCCAAGATCCCTGTAG
- the trxA gene encoding thioredoxin — translation MANDVDKDPELDKLLERKAREMIKNVNNTGGVVELNRSNFDEFIKTHEVAVVDFWATWCAPCFMLEPIIKRLAAEMPNVGFGRLNTEEEPEIAAKYYVMSLPTVIIFKNGEPIDQVIGVVPKKILQDRIKAYLND, via the coding sequence ATGGCTAATGATGTTGACAAAGACCCTGAATTAGATAAGCTACTTGAAAGGAAGGCTAGGGAAATGATTAAGAACGTTAACAATACTGGTGGTGTAGTGGAGTTGAATCGCAGTAACTTTGATGAATTCATTAAGACTCATGAAGTTGCTGTAGTTGACTTCTGGGCCACCTGGTGCGCCCCCTGCTTCATGCTTGAGCCAATAATAAAGAGACTGGCTGCTGAGATGCCTAATGTGGGTTTCGGTAGACTTAATACTGAAGAGGAACCTGAAATTGCGGCTAAATACTACGTTATGAGTCTACCAACAGTCATAATTTTCAAGAACGGTGAACCAATCGACCAGGTAATAGGTGTGGTGCCTAAGAAGATTCTTCAAGATAGGATTAAGGCTTACCTCAATGACTAG
- a CDS encoding DNA double-strand break repair nuclease NurA, with protein MFNNEDLTIDLWVDPPLLNALFEDAKSIANRLNLTSVMNEVNELKAKVSGRIGPIPNISGSRYFAYAVDSSFPPSPLELVGGVLTVIAYGYVGQVGGKSDRYVTGDILYEDTSEISRSIEILSKIREREMVIKLLKDKMQGRKNIDLVILDGEIYIHPLPYNLPAYEGVRRRVEDVLERMLNLAEKTRTTIIGVVKRVRSRYLSIYTGHCLSTNDKLMASLLLNKGEYISLGNYGNLLPQWLQVNYMDCEIKRGMSREEAERRLSEGVENLKRVFSGDGGRLSGIPKIANTELIFYKAPITAVATKLEVLDLGGIGAPNIVGYLSSQTTNTGYPYLLDLVDTYVRVDSRLLDYVKSLLTKYAGLSTSNDNVRELINTLLQLTNPQKAYLYRQMEG; from the coding sequence TTGTTTAATAATGAAGACCTCACCATAGACCTCTGGGTTGATCCACCCCTACTTAATGCATTATTTGAGGACGCTAAGAGTATTGCTAATAGGCTTAACTTAACCTCAGTTATGAATGAGGTTAATGAACTTAAGGCCAAGGTCTCAGGTAGAATAGGCCCAATACCCAATATTAGTGGAAGCAGGTACTTCGCATACGCCGTAGATTCAAGTTTCCCACCGTCACCACTTGAGTTAGTTGGAGGTGTCTTAACGGTAATAGCCTATGGTTATGTTGGCCAGGTTGGAGGTAAGTCAGATAGGTATGTTACAGGTGACATACTTTACGAGGACACTAGTGAAATCAGTAGGTCAATTGAAATACTGTCAAAGATAAGGGAAAGGGAAATGGTGATTAAACTACTTAAGGATAAGATGCAGGGTAGGAAGAACATAGACTTAGTAATACTTGATGGGGAGATTTACATTCACCCATTACCGTATAATCTACCCGCCTATGAGGGTGTTAGGAGGAGGGTTGAGGATGTATTAGAGAGAATGCTTAACCTTGCTGAAAAAACCAGAACAACCATAATTGGTGTCGTTAAGAGGGTTAGATCAAGGTACCTTTCCATTTACACTGGCCACTGCTTATCAACAAATGATAAACTCATGGCTAGCCTACTCCTCAATAAGGGTGAGTACATTAGCCTAGGTAATTACGGTAATTTACTGCCGCAGTGGCTTCAAGTTAATTACATGGATTGCGAGATTAAGAGGGGTATGAGTAGGGAGGAGGCTGAACGGAGACTCAGTGAGGGTGTTGAGAATTTGAAGAGGGTTTTCAGTGGAGATGGGGGAAGGTTAAGTGGAATACCTAAGATAGCGAACACGGAACTCATATTCTACAAGGCCCCAATAACTGCTGTTGCAACTAAACTAGAGGTACTTGACCTAGGTGGAATAGGTGCACCTAACATTGTTGGGTACTTATCATCACAGACAACTAACACAGGTTACCCGTATTTACTCGATTTAGTGGATACATATGTTAGGGTTGATTCCCGGTTACTTGACTATGTTAAATCACTTTTAACTAAGTACGCTGGGTTAAGTACAAGTAATGATAATGTCAGGGAATTAATTAATACGCTTCTTCAATTAACGAATCCCCAGAAGGCTTACCTTTATAGGCAGATGGAGGGTTAA